The Arachis ipaensis cultivar K30076 chromosome B07, Araip1.1, whole genome shotgun sequence genome includes a window with the following:
- the LOC107607772 gene encoding uncharacterized protein LOC107607772, translating to MADSSGVQGSAPSKTSCMSKMYSLPFFYSQTVYSALLEFVYIDLWGPTPINSRSGYKYYMSIIDAFTRYTCLYLLTSKLQTFLRENGIDHRLPCPYTHQQQSVVERKHRHITEMGLTLLAIAKLPQMYWEDAFLTAAFLINRLPTKVFNIKRGRDNSIKKYKVRLVAKGCHQVESINYNQIYNRIICPTTIHIILSIAISKGWCLCQFDFNNAFLNGELTETVFMLPPPGLYTDTNDMTNSSSTIYLLTYVDDIVITDDNNHEIENSGDLHISQAKYICDLLHEASMDHSNSVPSLMLPSFKLTDHGTNLFPNPTLYRSIVGGLQYATLAHPDIAYVVDANWATDLDDRRSTNGYCVYPSSNPIFWSSKKLQAVSWSSTEAEYRSLEEAVA from the exons ATGGCTGATAGTTCAG GTGTACAAGGAAGTGCTCCTTCAAAGACAA GCTGCATGAGTAAAATgtattctcttccctttttctatTCTCAAACTGTCTATTCTGCACTACTTGAATTTGTCTATATTGATTTATGGGGTCCAACACCTATCAACTCTAGGTCTGGCTACAAATACTACATGAGCATTATTGATGCTTTTACACGTTACACATGCCTTTATCTTCTTACTTCTAAATTGCAA ACCTTTCTTCGAGAGAATGGTATTGATCACAGGTTACCATGCCCCTATACACACCAACAACAAAGTGTGGTGGAAAGGAAGCATCGGCACATCACTGAGATGGGCCTCACACttcttgctattgccaaacttcCACAAATGTACTGGGAGGATGCTTTCTTGACTGCTGCCTTTCTCATTAATAGGTTACCAACAAAG GTGTTCAATATCAAGCGTGGCCGTGATAACTCCATTAAGAAATATAAAGTGCGGCTTGTTGCAAAAGGTTGTCATCAGGTTGAGAGTATCAATTACAATCAGATTTACAACCGTATTATCTGTCCAACTACCATTCACATCATTCTTTCCATTGCTATCTCCAAAGGTTGGTGCTTGTGCCAATTTGATTTCAATAATGCTTTTCTTAACGGAGAGCTTACTGAAACTGTATTCATGCTTCCTCCACCAGGGCTCTACACAGACACTAACGACATG ACAAATTCTTCTTCTACAATCTATTTATTGacttatgttgatgatattgtcATCACCGATGACAATAATCATGAAATCGAGA ATTCTGGTGATCTTCATATCTCTCAGGCCAAATATATCTGTGACTTATTACACGAAGCCTCTATGGACCACTCTAATTCTGTTCCCTCTCTGATGCTTCCATCTTTTAAGCTCACTGATCATGGGACTAACCTTTTTCCAAATCCTACTTTATATAGGTCTATCGTCGGTGGCCTTCAATATGCTACCTTAGCTCATCCTGATATTGCTTATGTTGTGG ATGCAAATTGGGCAACTGATTTGGATGATAGAAGGTCCACCAATGGGTATTGTGTTTATCCTAGTTCTAATCCTATCTTCTGGAGCAGCAAGAAGCTGCAAGCTGTTAGCTGGTCCTCTACGGAAGCTGAATATAGAAGCTTAGAAGAGGCAGTAGCATAG